The region GCTGGGAAGATGTCATTAAGATGGCTGATCAAGTCTCTAAACAGGCTACCACAGGTTCATTCACTAACTATCCTTTAAtttagaaaatagaaaaaataataatgtgttTTTTTGTCTTCTGGGTTTCCTTAGTTTCGCTGCCGAGGTGAGGGTTGTATTTGTAAGTATCTCTGTAAGCGATACTTTGACTTGTCTGTCGTCGTGGTGACTGGAGCCGAATCCACCCAAAACTTTATAAACTTTGACTATGCTTATTTAGCCGGTCCCAAGCCCGAGTAAATGGGGAGGGTTGTGTTAAGTCTACGGTAGCCAACGTAAAACTATGCCGATGTCTTCAATATAGATCAAACACCTACCAATAATTACTAGTAGTTATCCCTCTAAAACATTAAGgatatgtttggattgatggaatgGCATATAAATAGGTTTCGTTGTTTGAATTGGCTCAATTTGAATTCATGTCATTCGATCGATCATGAGATATCCAAGTATAGCTTAAGTTGGCATTGGACTAAATAATTGTGTGTGCTGATTGCTGAACAGTTGTTGTTATATGGGAGGATGATTCTATTAATAAAATCATTTAGACTGGTAGATTGAGAAATTGCGTTTAATATTTCTTGTTGTTTGTATTCAGAATCAGAAGTGCACCGTTAGTAGACCATCAGGTTTTTTCATTTGAGTTGCTTGTGTATGTAGAGCATGATCTTATTTAATGAAATATATCTACTTGCTTTTCTGCAGTTGGAATGATTTGGACTGGAGACATGCCAGAGTCCAAAGCAGTTGAGGAAAGTATGGCATCATACTTCAACACTCTTCAAggtttccttttgctttcccatGGCTGTACAGTAGGGGCAGGACCCACCTTGTCTTCCTGTATTCATGTGTCTGTGAAGCAAGTTGTTGATTCCAGCTTCAGGATGATGAAGGAAACTGTCTCTTTATATGGTAagttctctctccctctctctctctctcacacactcaAACACTTATAGTGTTCTGAACCTTGATTATTGACGTGAAAACTTATTTAATGGTCTTTataaaatacaaacaaaaaaaaactaatctaaCTTATGATATCATATAACCTTTGGAATTTTAGAATGTTAAGATTTCCAGGATAACTTTTGTGACTTATGATTCAATTATCTCGGAAGCTCAGTATTGCTTGTGATGTACAACAATACTTACAACAATACAACAATATTGCGTTATGGTTATGGCATTGAACTTGAGTAGTTTACAAAATACATAAAGAAATCTGATATAAACCTTGGACATTGGGTACTATTATATAGAAGAGGTAGATACTTTTTGGTTATGGAATGAGCACATCATGCTTTTATGAATAGGCCTTAAATTATCAGCCTCCATGCAATGAGAACACAATCTGACTGCTTTTAAGGTGAGTAACCATATCATTCTCAACAAGCAGTATCAATCCTGGATATCGATGCCTAGCGGCCAACCTCAAAAATACTATAGCAGGATTGCTGCTACTCTGGAATTTTTATAcagaataaataatttatactgTACACATTTAAATGCTGAAAAGTTAAATAGGTACTTAAAACACATATTAGGATGAAAAAAAGAAGACAGGTATATATAACAAGAGAAACATGAGGGGTATTGAAACAAAAGGGAAAACAGTGGAATCGGTTGCCAGAAATCTAATGTTGCTGGCCTGGTAGGAAAACACCAGATCATGACTGAAGAGTTACCAGGGAGCAATAGGTCACGAATTAGCAGTCGCAAAATGCAAGACTGAAGGGCAAAGGGTTTGCTTTTGCCAGAAAAACAATGTGTCGTGGGCTCGTGGCCGGAACGTTGCCACATATAACAAAGGGTCGCCACAATAACAGAGAATGGAGGCAGATATGAGACTGACATTAGAGGATCAAAGGGTGTTATTCCCTATTCAAACCCTTTTTTTCCTCTGACTGTTGAAAAATTGAGGGGGACTTTCCTCACATTTTAGAATCATAGCCTAAAAGTGTGCAATCTTCTGTGATTTCCGCTGCTATAGCGGCCTGAAATGCAACGCGCTACATGTGAAGTATGTAGTAGGATGAACTTCTCTGAAATTGTGTTTAGCTATTACTGCTATTATGTAGTATAACAACGCATTAAGCTCTAGTGCAAATTTATTTGTTTACATTGACATTTAATATTATCATCCTTGATATGCCCATTAATTCACTGTTCCTTTGCTCTATTGCAAGtcattttaatttctttgtCATTTATTAATATCATCTTTGGTTGGCTCAATAAGTCGTTGTTCCTTTATATATATTAGGTTCACTAGATTATCATGTTTCAACTTTCTGCCTATGTCCTTCCTGACCCTTCGTCAGATTTTTTCTCTGATTCTGTTGAACTGTTATTGACAATGTTACATTCTCTCAACGTAAACCAACAGGAACCCGTAGTGAAAGCCAGAAACTATCAGTTCCACAACTGGTTGGTGCTGTATGGGAAGCATGTTCTGCCCTTAAAAAGACTCCTTCAACAAATATTACGGCAATTGGGCGAGAAATGACACGGGTTGCGGTTTCAGTAAAGGACGTCCTGCGTGAGATGAAAGAGTTGAAGCCAGGTTCGTCTGATGATTCAGGTGACAAAGCTGTAGGTGAGAGTTGTGCAGAAACAGAGTCTGAGCCACATGATGATAATTCAagtgaaggtgatgatgatatAGGGAATGACTTGTCACCTGAAGAGATGAAAGTGGCTGAAAGAGCTATTGCAGTTGTGTCCGACACTCTTTCGGTCGTAAAAGAACTTATTCGCTCCATCACAGGCCTGATTAAGCTAGAAAAACCAAGTGACAACAGCGAGTTTGTAAATTCACTGGAAAAACTGTTGCAGCTTTGTCAAGAACTTGGTAAACAGATTGATGAGATTGGAGCTTGCCTCTATCCCCCGCAAGAGATTCCTTCCATAAACGCAGCTCTAGAGAAAATCCACAGCACTATTGATGTTGTACAAGTGGAGGTAGCAGCACTTCAAGGTACATCAGATGTATTTCTGGAGGCATGCAATGCTTTGAGGAGCTCGCTGAGACAACTTGTGTCTGAACTAAGTAGCTCTAGTATTGCTGATTTAGAATCCAAAGTGGAAAATATTACATTAACCAATAATTAGACTGTGATGAGTGCACTTATATTTGACCATGCAGaatttatgaaaatatattttgaaTTGTAATTTTACATATATCCCTTTGTTTCTGGTCAACATCGGATTTGAACTTTTAGCTACCTTGGATGCCATTCTTTCTGCTGAATACTCCAATAGTAAAACAGAACTGAAATTGCGGTTCAAAATTAAGGTTTCAATGTTGATAAATTAGAACCATCAGATCTAAAAGAATTCAATGCATAATAATGAGTGTAATAGTGTAACAAGAAAACAAGATAATAATTAGTTGAGGGTTTGGATAAGAAACAATCGAAGTCTTCAATGCAGACAACTGAACAAGCTACCCGCGCCTGTTCATGATTCCAAGCAATTGCTGCCCATCCCCAACCCACTGCCGCTTTTGCAAAACCCCAAGCCGCTGCGGCTACTGCCGAAAGATTTCGTGTATCCCCGCACGCTGACAGAGCTAGCCTCATTGTTGGCGAAATTGAGTATTACTCACGAAATTGCAACGCAAATTCTTAAAATTCACTTCCATACAGCTTAGGGCGGAAGAGCATGCCTTTAGAACCCCCGTCAAGCCAGAGACTTGGACCAACATTCCTTGCTAGTGCGAACAGTAGGtagataataaaataaatactgAATCACTCAATAAATGTATGAATCGGTATGATTTGTATCATTGTTATTTACCAATTTTAACCTATTAGAGTGACCtttacaaagttttttttttctttcttgaatCTATTGTGATTTTAGTCATTGgtttatgaaaatattttaaaaagtcTCTTAATATTACTATACACATTAATTCAATAATATAGGATATTGCCTCTGTGAGGAACTTGGTAAACAGATCGATGAGAAAATCCAAAGCATTATTGATGTTGTACAAGTGGAGGTAGTAGCACTTCAAGGTACATCAGATGTAATTTTTGGAGGCATGCAATGCTTTGAGGAGCTCGCTGAGACAGCTTTTGTCTGAACTAAGTAGCTCTAGTACTGCTGATTTAGAAGCCAAAGTGGAAAATACTATGCGGATGGCCTAAGAAGTACTATGTAACAAAACGTAGAACTGGACCAAATCTAACAGTGCGGATGAATTTTTAAATCAATACACACCTCCAATTACCAAGACAGAATGGAATTTAAGAATGACAAGAGACAGAATAATATGactaaacaaatcaaaatataggAAGTGTAATGCTCTGGCACTAGTAAAATATACATTATATGTGTGAATGTACATTAACATCTGTTCAAACTGAAACATTGTAGCACATATTGTGGGACTAAAGTCACCGTCCTGTAAGCTTGACTGCCCATGCACCCCCTAGGTAAAGACCTAACAAGGGTCCTGCTAGAAGAACTTGAGTGAGAGGATCGGTGGATGGTGTAACTATCGCAGCTGCCACTACTGCGCCAACCACCACATACCTCCAAACTGATAGCATCTGGTCTCCAGACACCAATCCAACTTGTCCTAATAGAAATTGTATAACAGGTACCTGCAATATGGCTTCCATTAGATTACATTATAACTAAAGTTTGGAGGAAACAAGCATTGCAGCTAAGCACAGTGTGATACTCATACTATATAAAATATGGCTTTTCTAGTTCTTGTTTCCAGAAGCACTAGTTAGAAGGACAGCCATATATACAAAACTGTAATCCCAAAGAATGATTGATCACAAATGGTGTGTAAACAAAAACTATCTTGAGCTTTTTTCTACTTGTTATCAAACGCACTAGCATGGCTTTTATTTAAATTCCCAACAAAAGAAGCATATTGGAATATATAGACATACTTATAAGTATAATAATATCTCCTTTCCATATATTTATCATCTACATTTCTTTTGGGAGCAGAGGACATGATATTAGGTCAATGATCTCAGTGACATGTATTGGTGTCCACTAGAAGGTGCTAATCCTCACATATTTATAAACAAAGGAAGAATAAACCAGGAAGAAAAATTACCTGAAAAGACAAGCCTGTACTGAACATGAGCACCAGAACAAACTCAAAGTATTGATCTATGGACCACAATGATTCAACAGCACCTTCGGCGTAATCAACAAAAAAGTTTAATGCTGCAGGTGTCAGAACTAAGTAGGAGAAGGCTATCCCGGCATAGAAAAGAACCGATGAGCCTAAAACAATCGGCCCTAGAAACCTTCTTTCAGATTTTGTTAGACCTGGAAGCACAAAGGCTATGATTTCGTAGAGGATGATGGGACTTCCCAATAGGATGCCAGAGTATCCAGACACCTGCAGtacaaaattacaaaaatgtTGATAAGTACAAACactagaagaaagaaaaaacatttTATTGAAGAAAAGCCAATAAAACTCCTGAATATTCGAGAGATTCAGATCACTCCCAGGTGTCCAATCACAAATGATCCCAAAAGATAACCTCCATCTCTCTCACTCCCACTCTAACGAACTCTCAAACTAACTAAAAGTCTAAAACTACCACaactaactaactaaactaTAACTAACTAACAATGGTAACCTATCAAATATTAGTTCCAGTAAGGTGGCTTCTAATCTTGTTCAATACTAGTTTTGGTCTCAATTTAGCTGGGTATGCAGGATGGTTATAATGATCACAAATATTACTGACCCCCACTTCCAAAAAGCCCAAAATAATTAAAGGAAAACAACTGGCAGAAATTTATTTTAGTATACACAGGGACAAATGATTTCATGAAGGAATGTTTTCCACCATGCGTCAGCCAAAGATCGTACCAATTGATGTTATGCAAGTAGAAATAAATAACCACCTCGTATTCACTCTCAAAAGTTTCCATGGTTCGCCCAAGAACAAACATAAATATCAATTATCCTATGCCATTAACCTTATTTGGAACTACAAGACACACATAAGAATTCAGGGTGCTTTTATGTTTCTGATTAAACAAGAGCCAACAGCGAAGCAGTGGTTtaattttacattaaatacCTACCAAGAAATAGAAGATGATAACTCACTAGATAGGGAAGGAAGAGGTAACCATACTAGAAATAGATATAAGAAATCTTACCTTTAAAGTTGTGAAGAAGAATTCGCCAGGAGCTAGCTGAAGAAACTTTACACCCTCTGATTTAACTggagcttcaagaagctttacCAGTTCTTTGGAATATGCAAAGCATCCCAAAATGCTTGCTCCAACTACTAGAACTGATACAAATATTCTCTGTCGCAGCTCTTCAAGATGATCAAATATGCTCATTTCTTTATCATCAGGAAGAAGCTCTTTACTAGGATATAGAAAATCATAGAGAGCACCTTTTTCACCATCTTGCTCCAAATTTCCCAGTGTTTCTTCAGTGGTACTATTAAGCAGATCTGTATTTCGTAGCATAAGAAAAATATCAGAATCTTAACCATATCTTTTTGTAGAAACATATCATGATCATCATTCAACATATGGAGGATAGAAATGTTTTTTAGCATAATTTCAAAACACCTGCATTAACACACTTTTCAAAAGAAACCACCCAAGGATGTTTCAAGTTGAATAGCAGTTTATCAACAAAATCGATATGCTAACTATCAATGAAGGCATCCCATATTTCCACATGTTAGTCATatctgttttgagcttattttcataagctactcaagaTAGCTTATGTAAatgagcttatgcttatatataacttattttcaatttatttcaataaatttttaaaaattacttaTGAATAatcgcttaattaagttgttttcccaAATGGGaccttattggagcttatctactagaaaaatCACTACATAAGCTCCAGTAAGTGCTCtttgatttgcatccaaacgcGTTCGCGGGTAGCGGAGCTGTTATTGTAAACTCCAAAAGCTACCttgaggcaaaaaaaaaaaagagtagttCTAATGATAAAGGAAACATCAAAGGACAagcaattaaaaacaaaaactactTGAATGAAACATTGAAACCTATCTAGTCTCtaatgaaagaaaggaaaaaaatcaataatCAACTCATGTGAAGTTTCATTTCCTATAACTCTTCTAGGCATATGAAGTGGAAACAATGAAACTGTATGAAATTAACgaggtgggttttggtgaaagTTACCAGTAGCAGGTCTTTCTTCAAGGGCGGAGGCGGGTCCAGTTGCGGTGGTGCTCAACGGTTGCTGGTTCTGTCTGGCGTCGTCATCAGCGGCGGCGAAGCAAACAAATCCAGCTAAACTGCTCCTTCTGTTCCGGGCGGAGGTGCTGACCCGAATGGAGGTGGAGTGGTTTCGGAGCGGCCCGAATTGAGGAACGATGAGGTTCATATGAACGGTGGTGGTGACCAATCCCATACCGGAGTCCGCCACGCTACGCCGTCAAACGGTTGGCTCCTGTTAGCTAGATACGGTTGGCTTTGCCTGATATTTTATTGGAGTTGCACACTTTCACTTATTTTACTTCTATAATCCATTTTATAtagatatcaattttttatttgttactTATAGATATCATATCAATGTAAAAGAGCTTATAAATCACTTTTTTTGTTATCAAAGAGGAAAATAAAAATCACTCTTTCAAAAGTTAATTTTTgggaaaatgaaatgaaatgaaaaatgcATTAGTAGGTCATAACTACTTTTAGAAGCATAACTAAATAACTAAATATTCAtctaaaaatatcaaataaattCTTTAAAACACATTTTAAATAATTGTT is a window of Lotus japonicus ecotype B-129 chromosome 5, LjGifu_v1.2 DNA encoding:
- the LOC130717059 gene encoding uncharacterized protein LOC130717059, which encodes MGGVRAEKEHLNLILGSHLTTIHDTLQVLDQTASSAFEKVSWEDVIKMADQVSKQATTVGMIWTGDMPESKAVEESMASYFNTLQGFLLLSHGCTVGAGPTLSSCIHVSVKQVVDSSFRMMKETVSLYGTRSESQKLSVPQLVGAVWEACSALKKTPSTNITAIGREMTRVAVSVKDVLREMKELKPGSSDDSGDKAVGESCAETESEPHDDNSSEGDDDIGNDLSPEEMKVAERAIAVVSDTLSVVKELIRSITGLIKLEKPSDNSEFVNSLEKLLQLCQELGKQIDEIGACLYPPQEIPSINAALEKIHSTIDVVQVEVAALQGTSDVFLEACNALRSSLRQLVSELSSSSIADLESKVENITLTNN
- the LOC130717060 gene encoding sec-independent protein translocase protein TATC, chloroplastic: MGLVTTTVHMNLIVPQFGPLRNHSTSIRVSTSARNRRSSLAGFVCFAAADDDARQNQQPLSTTATGPASALEERPATDLLNSTTEETLGNLEQDGEKGALYDFLYPSKELLPDDKEMSIFDHLEELRQRIFVSVLVVGASILGCFAYSKELVKLLEAPVKSEGVKFLQLAPGEFFFTTLKVSGYSGILLGSPIILYEIIAFVLPGLTKSERRFLGPIVLGSSVLFYAGIAFSYLVLTPAALNFFVDYAEGAVESLWSIDQYFEFVLVLMFSTGLSFQVPVIQFLLGQVGLVSGDQMLSVWRYVVVGAVVAAAIVTPSTDPLTQVLLAGPLLGLYLGGAWAVKLTGR